The nucleotide sequence CTGCCCCGCCGCGGCTCCACCGCAAGCGCGAACGGCACGAGCGCGAACGGCACGAGCGCGGGCGCCGTGAACGGACGGCAGGAAGTGGCCCAGGACCAGCCGACGGCCGGGGGACCGAACGGCGACTGGCGCTCGGACAACGACGCGCGGTGGCAGCAGGCCTCCCAGCTGAAGAAGCCCAAGGCGGGCGGGGTCACCTCCTCCGGCTTGCCGCGGCGGGTGCCCAAGGCCAACCTGGTGGAGGGTGCCGCCCAGACGACCCCGCAGGGAGGTCCACAGATCTCCCGGGCTCCCGAGGACGTCCGGGGCAGGCTGAGCAACCTGCGCCGGGGTGTCCAGCGGGGGCGCAGCGCAAGCAGTGAAACGAACGGTCAGGGCTTCGGTTCTGACAGCACCTACAACCAGGAGCGTTAGTGTGAGCCCGATGAGCCAGGCGGCACAGAACCTGAACTGGTTGATCACCAATTTCGTGGACAACACCCCCGGGGTGTCGCACACGGTGGTGGTCTCCGCCGACGGACTCCTTCTGGCGATGTCCGAAGGGTTTCCCCGTGACCGTGCCGACCAGCTGGCGGCCGTCGCGTCGGGTCTGACCTCTCTGACCGCGGGTGCCTCCCGCATCTTCGAAGGCGGCAGCGTCAATCAGACGGTTGTGGAGATGGAGCGGGGATTCCTCTTCATCATGTCCGTTTCCGATGGTTCCTCGCTCGCCGTTCTCGCACATCCGGAGGCCGACATCGGTCTCATCGGGTACGAGATGGCACTTCTGGTGGACCGTGCCGGTACGGTCCTGACGCCCGATCTTCGTGCGGAGCTCCAGGGCAGCCTGCTCAACTAACAGTCAGACGGTGCGTTTTGGCGTCCCGGGGCCGTAAGGTTTCGGGACGCGGCTTCCAATGAGCCATGGATGCCAGCACAGTCGGAGGAGGAGAGAACGTGGCAACACCCCCAGGCGGTTCATCGTCGGGCAACTGGTCCTACCCTGGCCAGGGGCCTGGCCAGGGTGACCAGAACCGGTACAACTTCCCCTCCGCACCGAGCCGCCAGCAGCCGTACGTACCGCAGGGCCCCGGCCCTTCACCGTACGACCAGCCGCCGGCGCCGCGTATCCAGCCCGTGCAGCCGCAACGCCGCAGCCCGGAGCCGTCGCCCGCAGGGGCGGCGCACAACCCCCTGGTGCGCCCGTACGCCATGACAGGCGGCCGCACCAGGCCGCGCTACCAGCTCGCCATCGAGGCGCTGGTGCACACCACCGCGCAGCCGCACCAGATGCAGGGCCAGTTGCCCGAGCATCAGCGGATCTGCAACCTCTGCCGGGAGATCAAGTCGGTGGCCGAGATCTCGGCCCTCCTGACGATTCCTCTCGGCGTGGCCAGGATCCTCGTCGCCGACTTGGCGGAGGCGGGCCTGGTCGCCATTCATCAGCCCGGCGGCGACGAGAGCGCCGGCGGCCAGCCAGCTGTGACTTTGCTCGAAAGGGTGCTCAGTGGACTTCGCAAGCTCTAGCGGAGGGCCTTCCCGCTCCACCACGTCCGCGAAGATCGTGGTGGCGGGCGGCTTCGGCGTGGGCAAGACCACGTTCGTCGGGGCCGTCTCGGAGATCAACCCGCTGCGTACCGAGGCCGTGATGACGTCCGCGTCCGCGGGCATCGACGACCTCACCCACACCGGGGACAAGACGACCACCACGGTCGCCATGGACTTCGGCCGCATCACCCTCGACCAGGACCTGATCCTGTACCTGTTCGGCACCCCCGGCCAGGACCGCTTCTGGTTCATGTGGGACGACCTCGTCCGCGGCGCCATCGGCGCCATCGTCCTCGTCGACACCCGCCGCCTCGCCGACTGCTTCCCCGCCGTCGACTACTTCGAGAACAGCGGCCTCCCCTTCGTCATCGCCCTCAACGGCTTCGACGGCCAGCAGCCGTACAACCCGGACGAGGTCCGCGAGGCGCTGCAGATCGGCCCCGACACACCGATCATCACGACGGACGCGCGGCATCGGTCGGACGCGAAGTCGGCGCTGATCACGCTGGTCGAGCACGCGCTGATGGCACGGCTCCGGTAGGGACACGTAGGAACACGTAGCGAGTATGGGGCGCCCTTCTTTTGTCGGGCGCCCTTTATCGTGCCTCTCGCCGTTTCTGTGAGGTGCGTGGGCGGCTGCGGGTCCGTCGTGGCTTGTCGCGCGGTTCCCCGCGCCCCTGGAAACTCCGGGCGCGCCCCATGCCGTCAAGGGGCGGGAGGAAACCGCGCGAGCAACCACATACGACCCGCGGCCGACGACGATCCGAAGACACCACGGCGCTGAACGGAGCCGAGCACGACGATGGGGCCCCTCTGTCACAGAGGGGCCCCATCGTGCGGTTCAGCGGCGCAGCCTCATCGCCAGCTGTGCGGCGCCCGGAAACCCGGCTCGCGCTCCAGGCGGCGCCAGCCGGCGCGGGGGCGGGGGCGGGCGTGGTGGGCCGGGGCCTCGACGGGCTGGGCGGCGGCGCGGGCCAGGAGCAGCGCGGTGATCGCGGCCACTTCCTCGGGCTCGGCGTGGCCCTTCTCGACGCGAATATCAGGCAGCTTCATGGATGTCAGTCTCCGTGGATGAGGTTTCCGCAGGGGTACCGCGAGGGAACCGGCGGGTTACTGCGGCGGGTTGCCGTGCTTGCGGGACGGCAGGTCCGCGTGCTTGGTGTGGAGCATCGCGAGGGAGCGGATGAGGACCGCGCGGGTGTCCGCGGGGTCGATCACGTCGTCCACGAGGCCGCGCTCGGCCGCGTAGTACGGGTGCATCAGTTCTGCCTTGTACTCCTTGACCATCCGGACCCGCATCGCCTCGGGGTCCTCGGCCTCGGCGATCTGGCGCCGGAAGATGACGTTGGCGGCACCTTCGGCGCCCATGACGGCGATCTCGTTGGTCGGCCACGCGTACGTGAGGT is from Streptomyces sp. NBC_01314 and encodes:
- a CDS encoding DUF742 domain-containing protein; the protein is MATPPGGSSSGNWSYPGQGPGQGDQNRYNFPSAPSRQQPYVPQGPGPSPYDQPPAPRIQPVQPQRRSPEPSPAGAAHNPLVRPYAMTGGRTRPRYQLAIEALVHTTAQPHQMQGQLPEHQRICNLCREIKSVAEISALLTIPLGVARILVADLAEAGLVAIHQPGGDESAGGQPAVTLLERVLSGLRKL
- a CDS encoding acyl-CoA carboxylase epsilon subunit, which encodes MKLPDIRVEKGHAEPEEVAAITALLLARAAAQPVEAPAHHARPRPRAGWRRLEREPGFRAPHSWR
- a CDS encoding ATP/GTP-binding protein; its protein translation is MDFASSSGGPSRSTTSAKIVVAGGFGVGKTTFVGAVSEINPLRTEAVMTSASAGIDDLTHTGDKTTTTVAMDFGRITLDQDLILYLFGTPGQDRFWFMWDDLVRGAIGAIVLVDTRRLADCFPAVDYFENSGLPFVIALNGFDGQQPYNPDEVREALQIGPDTPIITTDARHRSDAKSALITLVEHALMARLR
- a CDS encoding roadblock/LC7 domain-containing protein yields the protein MSQAAQNLNWLITNFVDNTPGVSHTVVVSADGLLLAMSEGFPRDRADQLAAVASGLTSLTAGASRIFEGGSVNQTVVEMERGFLFIMSVSDGSSLAVLAHPEADIGLIGYEMALLVDRAGTVLTPDLRAELQGSLLN